From Sardina pilchardus chromosome 9, fSarPil1.1, whole genome shotgun sequence, a single genomic window includes:
- the si:ch1073-335m2.2 gene encoding msx2-interacting protein isoform X3 yields MKMTSPVNPEPVLHWIILSPPQASTMIWKKEGPTAIKFFFFVLTNLNFFVIFFGLHNFPPSLYIGLVGSVTALKSSSDSRERTYDHSPYSHHERGAAFDRPRHYNTDYYRDRAMFSSAVGSSTAASAMASGFDAPEPHFESRIRDPFALSSATRRDPYRDDRGRRVDRTYHHHRRSRSSHSSQSRHPSPQRTTGQTSKNPHSPKRAPVSPSRGPRSQSRSRSSSSDSVSSTSSTGSGSSDSNSSSSGGSRARSVQSSATHAPPAPPPLSIDGDEPRRSFGIRVQNLPVRSTDTSLKDGLFHEFKKYGKVTSVQIHGASEERYGLVFFRQQEDQEKALSVSKGKLFFGMMIEVTAWNGPETESENEFRPLDGRIDEFHPKATRTLFIGNLEKTTNYQQLLDVFQRFGEIVDIDIKRVNGVPQYAFVQYSDIASVCKAIKKMDGEYLGANRLKLGFGKSMPTTCVWLDGLSSNITEQYLTRHFCRYGHVVKVVFDRLKGMALILYNNTDFAQAAVRETKGWKIGGNKIKVDFASQESQMAFYRSMQASGQDIRDFYEIPTERREERRPPFHEFPAERAYYENVRTPGLYTDDPRRDFPGRSRDRYSELDHYPSEHYDPRFHEDPREYRDYRDPFEQDMRKYTYIQRERERERERFEADRGRWSPSHQRRPVTPSASPSPSERVPRETERRVYRHSSERSGSCSSLSPPPAQFEKPEKSPVDYKTEGLEREMESVEMERVGGAERSRRGRRKDKGDKEKGERGKSRRGKMPSPVSHSETDKEASLDANSNKGKASDTDGPEKSRYKGENEPSPSEQMSRLEPQKGERLDAVKGDSSDREGKGRLKKHQKSDLGSEGKDLILESDRLAARKRRFGDPSGKTIRQKRSRMEDEGIQSPEFGSNSTLAKETEDIKALEKDTQKREHLKPKVERGTCHYSLKEDQDSSSMSSMRGQGLCSVVRQGEPSDLDDHDSGKNLSGPSVSRRFSHDETLDQENKSREEYISLDIDLSQSYRKQMEQNRRLRQQLQEPDKLGKPGSPQSLDAEDLEHRSLVHEVGKPPQDVTDNSPSSRNKKQDTFELDMSSKRERVYRSFRPKSEDPEWINANSPKPQQSSQNTEEEIIDMPHLMTVKDVKELPKSEETVHPDLELSVKRVHTTQMAKISSHLHGSVDDAHKRWENRLKQDLLPDLSFSGRKRLGHKHLEYGLWHDLEPGEVRSDSEEDREHKSSSPMPSTSLSLPERQRGDRLSESKLSTSLERNKFYSFALDQTITPDTKALLERAKSLSSSREDNWSFLDYDSHFASFRSRKDTEKVESTPRPTPSWYMKKKKIRSESEDKLDDRKEDPKPEEQERRELFASRFLHSSIFEQDSRRLQHLERKHEDSEQSIGYQSTQQGAVEGQADSEPVVLFHSRFLELTRLQHKNIKELKEPQQEIKREEIIDGSRMDKPQEEESQDQPQPVFQPAIEPALDSETKPVSPILPLPLALVAQPAKEMSPPLEKNIVQSNSPKSSVLCVKEENECEKTPVPPQQQMQEEEQPSISPVLSEPQLMELKEPINYEQTEPSIKSEKDMNEEQISSVEYKPSEVTETSVELELKPEPEVSNLPSSASPTLVEDIETLKTESSPIDDEPQVKQEVDHSSVDTLSVGEPVSPPQKSKSKKTKASPTMPVAPLASPSSADKQATRKSERIDREKSKRASSPRGEKSSSKSPVQGPEMEQVTEQRRRRRNVKSVYATPVEDESTAQPSKEVEQPRATRKRGGDKEVAHLQQSEQDILAVPIASRRGRPPKNRSKGEDASALKSKIAETKEIEGIELGNSENVLKSSKGKHSPHSQKQQTSQAPVSSTSSKKADKLSDTSQQADLSEDINVPDSAPQSDFVSPGGEKTTENPKQSTEEGQQKDNVVTDRATGNKSDKPIEPPVVEESPQAEKSGGRSKAARLIRNTKLPTEDKSLVLKNLRIRLDMTEVKAMLQTGEEDIEMEELNKKTELLPKDQAMESSQENEVTQSDNDEAPSDSIITNPAESLLSREIELEQAVENIAKLTEGPSPQPFKSPTTEAPSPVVPPPVEPEPPTIVEKPANPASETELAAAIDSITSEEPSCALPQEPATNTVMESEPAIQPFVTDSKVVEPSLGSAPIQEETGPSGTPRKGAKGRAKTTKRSKTQKPAASRKDSVKDSVAEPDSTQMSVPDPVIDTNAVADNPSATSIVITSPSKLNASLNVSHPTDGISEEPLNDEPTHVRSAGLVNKSPNILKPPQPYECTPLSPTSLCIKPSHSSKLPLSPTDRFNQSRETPMVPVAQGENQTVSPGLETHDPDSSNSDLRKILMKPKNIPLSGTNTAPGTMLTHPPRESESPSDMVANKTPLPESRHSYLPAQPVVRSPGSLPSTETKQLFGEKTVISVIASTATSVISRICNTPESEEKANIPRNNPYVEKQLPKQMFQTSMEESSTYHGATVGDEGGNAGRFVVESATLSTGPSPGLRVNTSEGVVVLSHSGQKMEGPQRISAKISQIPPASPADMESQQLVSMPQMKPDHYAQAPSAKCPLVPSDHGHSHKTQSGVSTKQENSLDKMDAYQAGGQSGVVKRLQQSGGNQQVMSYHHSDFPMLMKHPKKAEGAEPLSDGAKPPWASAISPAISPHLPSSAGNPVGFLPNTPTDRGPSHLSGIKEPRSPRKSGHPHSPFTKVSPIGSSSPKAMPVVLPSGLPPMSQYVPNVHHPEQSVIMPPHSSHGSIGRMSPHRVGQTIPIGHLSQGDVRVNTPPLAMMNYGMHSDQLSSPWSGPPQQCPTSPQAGGGRDMVLKVNPGNARAHEANEEDARRYQALGRPAATSLKPETLPQEYRGALHSGLSLDRYNIAQRDMRVLMHHQQGERPATELHQGPEPVPSSSSATSITASLSPRAHLLAKNIPEKDTLKSSEVNRPLSPVTKEGIIGIRGAMPAIASPQRIQLLTSGTSPAFSEYPAVYTNIRSVPSQFAENSPLNISQAPHIASTQAPQDPDRSQTLNEGKGEPMEHQSVNMVQLLTKYPIIWQGLLALKNDTAAVQLHFVYGNKALAVRSLPLQEGGALLRIVQRMRLEASQLESVARRMTGDSEFCLLLAMPCGRDQDDVRSQTQFLRTAFINYLQAKLAAGIINIPNPGSNQPAYVLQIFPPCEFSESHLSRLAPDLLSRISSICPQHLMIVITSV; encoded by the exons CAGCTCTGACAGTCGAGAGCGTACCTACGACCATAGTCCCTACAGTCACCATGAGCGCGGGGCAGCCTTTGACCGGCCTCGCCACTACAACACAGACTATTACCGTGACCGTGCCATGTTTAGCTCGGCTGTGGGCTCTAGCACTGCAGCTAGTGCTATGGCCAGTGGGTTTGATGCCCCTGAGCCTCACTTTGAGTCACGCATACGTGACCCCTTTGCACTGTCCAGCGCCACACGCCGCGACCCTTACCGTGATGACCGGGGGCGGCGAGTAGACCGGACTTATCACCACCACCGTCGCAGCCGGTCTTCACACTCCTCGCAGTCACGCCATCCCTCGCCACAGCGGACCACTGGCCAGACTTCCAAAAACCCCCACTCCCCCAAACGAGCCCCTGTCTCCCCTAGCAGAGGGCCGCGCTCACAGTCGCGCTCGCGATCATCCAGTTCGGACTCTGtaagcagcaccagcagcacggGTAGTGGCAG CAGTGACTCCAACAGCAGCTCCAGTGGGGGGTCACGAGCACGCTCAGTGCAGTCATCCGCTACACATGCAccccctgcccctccccccctATCAATAGATGGTGACGAGCCTCGCAGAAGTTTTGGCATTAGGGTTCAGAACCTACCTGTGCGTTCTACAG ACACAAGTTTGAAAGACGGACTCTTCCACGAGTTTAAGAAGTATGGGAAGGTGACATCTGTTCAGATCCATGGGGCGTCTGAAGAACGGTACGGACTAGTTTTCTTTAGGCAACAGGAGGACCAGGAAAAAGCACTCAGTGTCTCCAAAGGAAAACTCTTCTTCGGCATGATGATTGAGGTCACTGCCTGGAATGGCCCAG agacagaaagtgagaaTGAATTCCGCCCACTGGATGGAAGAATAGATGAATTTCATCCTAAGGCAACTCGCACTCTTTTTATTGGAAATTTGGAAAAGACTACCAACTACCAGCAGCTATTGGATGTGTTTCAGCGCTTTGGAGAGATAGTG GACATTGACATCAAAAGGGTTAATGGTGTTCCCCAGTATGCCTTTGTGCAGTATTCTGATATTGCCAGTGTTTGTAAGGCTATAAAGAAGATGGATGGAGAATACCTAGGAGCCAACCGACTAAAG CTTGGTTTTGGGAAGAGTATGCCCACAACATGTGTCTGGCTGGATGGTTTGTCCTCCAACATCACAGAACAGTACCTCACCAGGCATTTCTGTCGCTATGGGCATGTGGTTAAG GTAGTGTTTGACCGATTGAAAGGGATGGCTCTCATTTTGTACAACAATACCGACTTTGCCCAAGCAGCTGTTAGAGAGACCAAAGGTTGGAAGATTGGTGGCAACAAAATTAAA GTTGATTTTGCCAGTCAAGAGAGTCAGATGGCCTTCTATCGGTCCATGCAAGCCTCTGGGCAAGACATAAGGGACTTCTATGAAATCCCAACAGAGAGGAG AGAGGAACGGAGGCCTCCTTTTCATGAATTCCCAGCAGAGCGGGCATACTACGAAAATGTGCGAACTCCAGGTCTTTACACTGATGATCCTCGCCGTGATTTCCCTGGCAGAAGCCGGGATCGTTACTCTGAACTAGACCACTATCCAAGTGAACACTATGACCCTCGCTTTCATGAAGATCCCAGGGAGTACAGAGATTACCGTGACCCATTTGAGCAGGATATGCGCAAGTACACCTACATTCagcgggaaagagagagagagcgtgagcgtTTTGAAGCTGACCGTGGTAGATGGAGCCCCTCTCATCAGAGACGTCCTGTAACTCCTAGTGCTTCACCATCTCCTTCTGAGCGCGTCCCAAGAGAGACTGAACGGCGGGTTTATCGGCATTCTTCAGAGCGAAGTGGCAGCTGTAGCTCACTGTCCCCTCCCCCGGCACAGTTTGAAAAGCCTGAAAAGTCCCCAGTGGATTATAAAACTGAAGGTCTTGAAAGAGAAATGGAGTCAGTGGAGATGGAACGTGTTGGAGGCGCTGAAAGAAGCAGGCGAGGGAGACGCAAGGACAAGGGAGATaaggagaaaggggagagaggcaAGTCAAGAAGGGGCAAAATGCCGTCTCCtgtttcacattcagaaactgACAAAGAGGCTTCTTTGGATGCTAACTCAAATAAAGGGAAAGCTTCAGACACAGATGGTCCTGAAAAATCTCGATATAAGGGTGAAAACGAGCCCTCACCTTCCGAACAAATGTCCCGTCTAGAGCCCCAAAAAGGGGAGAGACTTGATGCAGTTAAAGGAGATTCATCAGATAGAGAAGGAAAAGGCAGACTGAAAAAACATCAAAAATCTGATCTTGGAAGTGAAGGGAAAGATTTGATTCTGGAGTCAGACCGTTTAGCAGCTCGTAAAAGGCGATTTGGTGATCCTAGTGGGAAAACCATCCGACAGAAGAGGAGTAGAATGGAGGATGAGGGCATCCAGTCCCCAGAGTTTGGATCAAATTCAACTCTTGCAAAAGAGACAGAAGATATAAAGGCACTTGAAAAAGATACACAGAAGAGGGAACATTTAAAGCCCAAGGTGGAAAGGGGGACTTGTCATTACAGTCTTAAAGAGGATCAAGATTCATCTTCTATGTCTAGTATGAGAGGGCAAGGTCTGTGTTCAGTGGTACGGCAAGGTGAACCATCAGATCTTGATGATCATGACTCTGGGAAGAACCTGTCTGGTCCTAGTGTGTCTAGAAGGTTCTCACACGATGAGACTCTTGATCAGGAAAACAAAAGCAGGGAAGAATATATCTCTCTTGACATAGATCTTTCCCAGAGCTATCGTAAACAAATGGAACAAAACCGCAGACTACGGCAACAGTTGCAGGAGCCTGATAAACTTGGAAAGCCAGGTAGTCCTCAGAGTTTGGATGCCGAAGACCTAGAACATCGCAGTTTAGTGCATGAGGTAGGGAAACCACCTCAGGATGTAACAGACAATTCTCCATCATCGAGAAACAAGAAGCAAGACACTTTTGAGTTGGATATGAGCTCGAAGAGAGAGCGTGTATACAGGAGCTTCCGGCCAAAAAGTGAAGATCCAGAATGGATTAATGCCAATTCTCCGAAACCACAACAATCCTCCCAAAACACAGAAGAAGAAATTATCGATATGCCCCATCTCATGACTGTCAAAGATGTTAAAGAGCTCCCAAAATCTGAAGAAACTGTTCACCCAGACCTAGAACTATCCGTCAAAAgagtacacaccacacaaatgGCTAAAATTAGCTCTCATTTACATGGTAGTGTAGATGATGCTCATAAACGCTGGGAGAATAGGCTGAAGCAAGATTTGTTACCTGATCTAAGTTTCTCTGGAAGAAAACGGCTTGGTCACAAGCATTTGGAATATGGCCTCTGGCATGATTTGGAGCCTGGGGAGGTAAGGTCAGATTCTGAAGAAGATCGAGAACACAAATCAAGCTCCCCAATGccatctacatctctctctcttccagagaggcagagaggggatAGGCTGTCTGAGTCAAAGTTGTCCACCTCTCTGGAAAGAAATAAGTTCTATTCCTTTGCACTGGACCAGACTATTACACCTGACACTAAAGCTCTGCTTGAGAGGGCAAAGTCTCTGTCGTCCTCTAGAGAAGACAACTGGTCTTTCTTAGATTATGACTCCCACTTTGCTAGTTTTCGCAGTCGGAAAGATACAGAGAAGGTTGAGTCAACACCACGGCCAACACCCTCATGGTacatgaagaaaaagaaaattagAAGTGAGTCTGAAGATAAACTTGATGACCGGAAGGAGGATCCAAAGCCAGAGGAGCAGGAGCGTAGAGAACTTTTTGCTTCTCGTTTTCTTCATAGTTCTATTTTTGAACAAGATTCAAGACGCCTTCAGCACCTTGAACGAAAGCATGAGGACTCTGAACAAAGTATTGGATACCAATCTACTCAGCAAGGTGCCGTGGAAGGACAAGCTGATTCGGAACCAGTTGTGCTGTTTCATAGCAGATTCTTGGAGCTGACACGGTTGCAACATAAAAATATTAAAGAACTCAAAGAACCTCAGCAGGAAATCAAGAGAGAAGAAATCATAGATGGCAGCAGAATGGATAAGCCACAAGAAGAAGAGTCACAAGACCAGCCTCAGCCAGTTTTTCAGCCTGCCATTGAACCGGCTTTAGACTCTGAAACAAAACCAGTTAGTCCTATTCTGCCTCTCCCATTGGCGCTAGTGGCCCAGCCAGCTAAAGAGATGTCACCACCATTGGAGAAAAACATTGTGCAAAGTAATTCACCCAAGTCTTCCGTGCTTTGTGTGaaagaagaaaatgaatgtgaaAAGACTCCTGTGCCTCCACAACAGCAGATGCAAGAGGAAGAGCAGCCCTCCATCAGCCCTGTATTATCTGAACCTCAGTTGATGGAGTTAAAAGAACCAATTAACTATGAACAAACTGAACCATCAATCAAAAGTGAAAAAGACATGAATGAGGAGCAAATATCTAGTGTTGAATACAAGCCTAGTGAAGTAACAGAGACCAGTGTTGAGTTAGAACTAAAACCTGAGCCTGAGGTTTCTAATCTTCCCAGCTCTGCCTCCCCAACCCTTGTTGAAGACATAGAGACCTTGAAAACTGAATCTAGTCCCATTGACGATGAACCACAAGTCAAGCAGGAGGTTGACCATAGTTCTGTTGATACTTTGTCTGTGGGGGAGCCAGTCTCGCCACCACAAAAATCTAAAAGTAAGAAGACCAAGGCATCTCCAACAATGCCTGTAGCTCCTTTGGCATCCCCAAGTAGTGCTGATAAACAAGCCACTCGTAAGAGCGAGAGGATTGATCGAGAGAAGTCGAAACGTGCCTCTTCTCCACGGGGAGAGAAGTCGTCAAGTAAATCTCCTGTACAGGGCCCAGAGATGGAGCAGGTTACAGAACAAAGGCGAAGGCGACGAAATGTAAAGTCTGTGTATGCCACTCCAGTTGAAGATGAGTCTACTGCACAGCCCAGTAAGGAAGTAGAGCAACCACGTGCAACTAGGAAACGAGGAGGGGACAAGGAAGTGGCACATTTACAGCAGTCAGAGCAGGACATACTTGCTGTACCAATAGCCTCAAGGCGAGGACGCCCTCCTAAGAATCGATCCAAGGGAGAGGATGCATCAGCTCTGAAGTCAAAAATTGCTGAGACGAAAGAGATTGAGGGCATAGAATTAGGAAACAGTGAAAATGTCTTGAAATCTTCAAAAGGTAAACATTCTCCTCACTCacagaaacaacaaacaagTCAAGCACCTGTGTCTAGCACTTCCAGCAAGAAAGCAGACAAACTTTCTGATACCAGCCAGCAGGCTGATCTTTCTGAGGATATCAATGTGCCAGATTCGGCTCCCCAAAGTGATTTTGTTTCCCCAGGAGGAGAGAAAACCACAGAGAATCCAAAACAGAGCACAGAAGAAGGGCAACAAAAAGATAATGTTGTTACAGATAGGGCTACTGGGAACAAAAGTGACAAACCTATTGAGCCCCCAGTTGTGGAGGAATCTCCCCAAGCTGAAAAGAGTGGGGGAAGGTCTAAAGCAGCAAGATTAATTCGGAATACAAAATTGCCAACTGAAGACAAGTCCCTTGTTCTCAAGAATCTTCGAATCAGGTTGGACATGACTGAGGTTAAAGCAATGCTTCAGACTGGTGAAGAAGACATTGAGATGGAGgaattgaacaaaaaaacagaactttTGCCCAAAGATCAAGCTATGGAAAGCTCTCAAGAAAATGAAGTTACACAAAGTGATAATGATGAGGCACCATCTGACTCTATAATCACCAACCCAGCTGAATCTCTTCTATCTCGTGAGATTGAACTTGAGCAAGCTGTAGAAAACATTGCTAAACTTACAGAGGGTCCCAGCCCCCAGCCATTCAAAAGCCCTACAACCGAAGCACCTAGTCCAGTGGTTCCACCTCCAGTTGAACCGGAGCCTCCAACTATAGTTGAGAAACCTGCTAATCCTGCTAGTGAAACTGAGCTTGCTGCTGCTATTGATTCCATTACATCCGAAGAGCCTTCCTGCGCATTGCCACAAGAGCCTGCCACCAACACTGTTATGGAGTCAGAACCAGCAATCCAGCCATTTGTAACTGATTCTAAGGTTGTGGAACCTAGTTTAGGCAGTGCTCCTATTCAGGAGGAGACAGGTCCATCAGGAACTCCTAGGAAAGGAGCTAAAGGCAGAGCTAAAACAACTAAGAGGTCAAAAACCCAGAAGCCTGCTGCCAGCAGAAAAGATTCTGTTAAAGATAGTGTAGCAGAACCTGACAGCACGCAAATGAGTGTGCCAGATCCAGTTATAGACACTAATGCAGTTGCAGATAATCCATCGGCAACTTCAATAGTTATAACCTCCCCTTCAAAATTGAATGCGTCATTAAATGTGTCACATCCAACAGACGGCATTTCTGAAGAACCACTCAATGATGAACCCACACATGTAAGATCTGCGGGTCTTGTGAATAAAAGTCCAAATATTCTTAAACCACCACAGCCCTATGAGTGTACCCCTCTTTCTCCAACATCTTTATGCATCAAACCCTCACACAGTAGCAAGCTTCCCCTCTCTCCAACAGACCGGTTTAATCAGTCTAGGGAGACCCCAATGGTACCAGTAGCTCAAGGAGAAAATCAAACAGTGTCACCAGGACTTGAAACCCATGACCCTGACTCAAGTAACAGTGACTTGCGTAAAATTCTAATGAAGCCTAAAAATATCCCCCTCTCAGGCACCAACACCGCACCAGGGACCATGCTTACCCACCCaccaagagagagtgagtctccATCTGATATGGTAGCCAATAAAACCCCTCTGCCAGAAAGTCGGCATTCATATTTGCCTGCTCAACCTGTTGTCCGGTCCCCAGGCTCTCTTCCATCTACAGAGACCAAACAGCTCTTTGGTGAGAAAACTGTGATTTCTGTCATTGCTTCCACTGCCACCTCAGTCATAAGTCGTATCTGTAACACTCCCGAATCTGAGGAAAAGGCAAATATCCCAAGAAATAATCCATATGTGGAAAAACAACTTCccaaacaaatgtttcaaaccaGTATGGAGGAGAGTAGCACTTACCATGGAGCAACTGTGGGAGATGAAGGTGGAAATGCTGGACGTTTTGTAGTTGAAAGTGCAACTCTTAGTACAGGGCCCAGTCCTGGCTTGAGGGTAAACACGTCAGAGGGTGTGGTAGTGCTTAGTCACTCTGGTCAAAAAATGGAAGGACCACAGAGGATAAGTGCAAAGATTAGCCAGATTCCTCCAGCTAGTCCTGCAGACATGGAATCTCAACAGCTGGTTTCCATGCCTCAGATGAAACCAGATCATTATGCCCAGGCTCCTAGTGCCAAGTGTCCTCTTGTTCCCTCAGATCATGGACATTCCCACAAGACCCAATCAGGTGTCTCTACCAAACAAGAAAATTCTTTGGACAAGATGGATGCGTATCAAGCAGGTGGTCAAAGTGGAGTTGTGAAAAGGTTGCAGCAATCTGGTGGCAATCAACAGGTTATGAGCTACCATCACTCAGACTTTCCTATGCTTATGAAGCATCCAAAGAAAGCAGAAGGAGCAGAACCTCTCAGTGATGGGGCTAAACCCCCCTGGGCATCTGCCATAAGTCCAGCCATAAGCCCTCATCTTCCATCGTCAGCTGGCAATCCTGTTGGGTTCCTACCCAACACTCCTACTGATAGAGGTCCATCTCACCTCAGTGGGATTAAAGAGCCTCGTTCTCCTCGCAAATCTGGCCACCCTCATTCTCCTTTTACCAAAGTGTCTCCTATTGGCTCCTCCTCTCCAAAAGCCATGCCTGTGGTCCTACCCTCTGGCTTACCGCCCATGTCGCAATATGTCCCAAACGTCCATCACCCAGAACAGTCAGTCATCATGCCTCCACACAGCAGTCATGGAAGCATAGGGAGAATGTCACCACACCGTGTCGGCCAGACCATTCCAATTGGACACTTGTCTCAAGGAGATGTTAGAGTTAACACTCCTCCATTGGCTATGATGAATTATGGAATGCATTCTGATCAATTGTCATCACCATGGTCGGGGCCTCCCCAACAGTGCCCAACATCTCCTCAGGCAGGGGGAGGCAGAGATATGGTTCTAAAGGTCAATCCTGGCAATGCAAGGGCACATGAGGCAAATGAAGAGGATGCAAGACGATACCAGGCCTTGGGAAGACCAGCAGCCACTTCCCTCAAGCCAGAAACCTTGCCACAAGAATATCGTGGCGCTCTACACAGTGGCCTGTCACTAGACCGCTACAACATTGCACAGAGGGATATGCGTGTGCTCATGCaccaccagcagggggagcgCCCTGCAACAGAACTGCACCAAGGTCCTGAGCCTGTCCCATCTTCGTCCAGCGCCACCAGCATAACTGCTTCCTTGTCCCCAAGAGCTCACCTGCTGGCCAAAAATATTCCTGAGAAGGACACCTTGAAATCATCAGAAGTTAACAGGCCACTTTCACCGGTCACAAAAGAGGGAATTATAGGCATCCGTGGAGCTATGCCTGCCATTGCCTCGCCTCAACGGATTCAGTTGCTGACATCAGGAACGAGCCCAGCATTCTCAGAATACCCAGCTGTGTATACCAATATTAGAAGTGTCCCTTCACAGTTTGCAGAGAATTCACCTTTAAACATCAGCCAAGCTCCCCACATTGCATCTACACAG GCTCCTCAAGATCCAGACCGCAGCCAAACACTAAACGAGGGTAAAGGGGAACCGATGGAACACCAGTCTGTGAACATGGTGCAACTTTTAACG AAATATCCCATTATTTGGCAAGGCTTGTTAGCTCTGAAGAATGACACTGCTGCGGTCCAGTTACATTTTGTGTATGGAAACAAGGCCCTGGCTGTGCGCTCTCTACCCTTGCAAGAAGGAGGTGCTCTCTTGCGCATCGTCCAGAGAATGAGATTAGAGGCATCACAGCTTGAGAGTGTGGCTCGAAGGATGACT gGAGATAGTGAGTTCTGCCTGTTGCTAGCGATgccttgtgggcgtgaccaagATGATGTCCGTAGTCAAACCCAGTTCCTCCGAACAGCTTTCATAAACTACCTGCAGGCTAAGCTGGCAGCAGGAATCATCAACATCCCAAACCCAGGCTCCAATCAG CCGGCCTATGTGCTTCAGATCTTTCCGCCATGCGAGTTCTCTGAGAGCCATTTGTCACGGCTTGCGCCAGACCTCCTGAGTAGGATCTCCAGTATCTGTCCACAGCACCTCATGATCGTCATCACTTCTGTGTGA